The Proteus vulgaris genome has a segment encoding these proteins:
- the anmK gene encoding anhydro-N-acetylmuramic acid kinase produces the protein MRAGRYIGVMSGTSLDGVDVVLAAINNKFVAQQETHFLPYPQLLRQRILAVCQGQPTTLHELGLLDAQLGELYAQAIRELLAKVKLSASDITAIGCHGQTVWHEPESDMPFTMQIGDNNRVAALTGITTVGDFRRRDIAYGGQGAPLVPAFHLAVLGHSIEKHIILNIGGIANISLLLPGVAVKGYDTGPGNMLLDSWNWIHNQTPYDDNGQWAATGKVNTALLKDMLSDPYFSRSAPKSTGREYFNTQWLNYHLARVPNVFPEDVQATLVELTAISIVQQIQLNGGCERLLVCGGGARNGQIMHRLASLLPGTEVAPTDKYGLSGDDMEALAFAWLAARTIANESGNLPSVTGASRETVLGAIYPTNPC, from the coding sequence ATGAGAGCGGGGCGGTACATTGGCGTGATGTCTGGCACAAGCTTAGATGGTGTTGATGTTGTATTAGCTGCAATCAACAATAAATTTGTTGCACAACAAGAAACTCATTTTCTGCCTTATCCACAACTTCTACGTCAACGCATTCTAGCTGTTTGCCAAGGACAACCGACTACTTTACATGAACTCGGCTTATTAGATGCACAACTAGGAGAACTCTATGCTCAAGCAATTAGAGAATTACTTGCAAAAGTAAAACTCAGTGCAAGCGACATTACAGCAATAGGGTGCCATGGACAAACGGTCTGGCATGAACCTGAAAGTGATATGCCATTTACTATGCAAATTGGCGACAACAACCGTGTGGCTGCATTAACAGGAATTACCACTGTCGGTGATTTCCGTCGCCGAGATATTGCATATGGTGGACAAGGTGCACCTTTAGTCCCTGCTTTTCACCTTGCGGTATTAGGACATTCTATTGAGAAGCATATTATTTTAAATATTGGTGGAATTGCCAATATTTCATTGTTATTACCGGGTGTTGCAGTAAAAGGCTATGATACAGGTCCCGGCAATATGTTGTTAGATAGCTGGAACTGGATACATAATCAAACGCCTTATGATGATAATGGACAATGGGCAGCAACAGGAAAAGTGAATACTGCATTATTAAAAGATATGCTGTCTGATCCTTATTTTTCTCGTTCAGCGCCTAAAAGTACAGGGCGGGAATATTTCAATACACAATGGCTAAACTATCATTTAGCAAGAGTACCTAATGTTTTTCCCGAAGATGTACAAGCCACTTTAGTTGAATTAACCGCGATAAGTATTGTGCAACAGATACAATTAAATGGGGGATGCGAACGTCTTTTAGTTTGTGGCGGTGGGGCTAGAAACGGGCAAATTATGCATCGTTTAGCGTCATTACTACCGGGAACAGAAGTGGCACCGACAGATAAATATGGTTTAAGTGGTGATGATATGGAAGCCCTTGCTTTTGCTTGGCTCGCTGCGAGAACTATTGCAAATGAATCTGGAAATTTACCTTCTGTTACAGGGGCATCAAGAGAAACTGTTTTAGGGGCGATTTACCCTACAAATCCTTGTTAA
- the slyB gene encoding outer membrane lipoprotein: MFKHLLIGLFTMTVLTGCVNTSSLSGDTYTANQAKQAQNITYGTIVSVRSVNIQAGSDENILGAIGGAVLGGMLGNTIGGGTGRNLATAAGAIAGGMAGQQAQGALNTTKGVQIEVRLDSGKTVAIVQKADNTVYSQGQRVAVIGNGNNLTVSPR, encoded by the coding sequence ATGTTTAAGCATTTACTTATTGGTCTTTTTACAATGACTGTTCTTACTGGTTGTGTGAACACAAGCTCATTATCAGGTGACACTTACACTGCAAATCAAGCAAAACAAGCTCAAAATATTACATATGGTACGATTGTTTCAGTTCGTTCAGTTAATATTCAAGCAGGTAGCGATGAGAATATCTTAGGTGCCATTGGTGGTGCTGTTCTTGGTGGTATGTTAGGTAACACAATCGGGGGTGGTACAGGTCGTAACCTAGCAACAGCGGCTGGCGCAATCGCGGGAGGAATGGCTGGACAACAAGCACAAGGCGCATTAAACACAACGAAAGGTGTCCAAATCGAAGTTCGTTTAGATAGCGGTAAAACCGTCGCTATCGTTCAAAAAGCAGATAATACTGTTTATAGCCAAGGTCAACGTGTTGCTGTCATTGGTAATGGAAATAATTTAACTGTATCTCCTCGTTAA
- the slyA gene encoding transcriptional regulator SlyA, protein MESTLGADLARLVRLWRALIDHRLKPLKLTQTHWVTLYNISQLPPEQSQIQLAKAIGIEQPSLVRTLDQLEEKKLICRHTCANDRRAKRIKLTKESEPFISEVYAVIEQTRREILGDIRRDEIETLIGTIHKLEKNINRLND, encoded by the coding sequence GTGGAATCAACATTAGGAGCTGATTTAGCGCGTTTAGTTCGATTATGGCGTGCTTTAATTGATCATCGTCTCAAACCATTAAAATTAACCCAAACTCATTGGGTCACCTTGTATAACATTAGTCAATTACCGCCAGAGCAGTCACAAATTCAATTGGCTAAGGCGATAGGAATAGAGCAACCTTCGTTAGTGAGAACATTAGATCAACTGGAAGAAAAAAAACTGATATGTCGACATACATGTGCAAATGATCGTAGGGCAAAACGTATAAAATTAACAAAAGAATCTGAACCTTTTATTAGTGAAGTTTATGCTGTTATAGAGCAAACGAGACGAGAAATATTGGGTGATATTCGACGAGATGAAATTGAAACATTGATTGGCACTATCCATAAATTGGAAAAAAACATAAATAGATTAAATGACTAA
- a CDS encoding Predicted Fe-S protein has translation MQDQLEFFDIPSPCIGRCEMNAQGYCIGCYRNRQERFNWSTMGAQDKRNILRLCQQRYLRTLKKAKLTIEKENEQLNLF, from the coding sequence ATGCAAGATCAATTAGAATTTTTTGATATTCCTAGCCCTTGTATTGGACGTTGCGAAATGAATGCACAAGGCTATTGCATAGGGTGTTATCGTAATCGACAAGAACGATTTAATTGGTCAACAATGGGCGCACAAGATAAAAGAAATATATTACGCCTTTGTCAACAACGTTATTTAAGAACGTTAAAAAAGGCAAAACTGACAATAGAAAAAGAGAATGAACAGCTTAATTTATTTTAA
- the gloA gene encoding lactoylglutathione lyase — MRVLHTMIRVGDLQRSIDFYTKVLGMQLLRTSENEEYKYSLAFVGYGDESTGAVIELTYNWGVNSYEMGTAFGHVALGVDDVAATCEAIRQAGGNVTRDAGPVKGGSTIIAFVEDPDGYKIELIENKSASHALGN; from the coding sequence ATGCGAGTACTTCATACCATGATTCGTGTAGGCGATTTACAGCGTTCTATCGATTTTTATACCAAAGTTTTAGGTATGCAACTTCTACGCACTAGCGAGAATGAGGAATATAAATACTCGTTAGCTTTTGTTGGTTATGGTGATGAGAGCACGGGTGCGGTTATTGAATTAACCTATAACTGGGGCGTAAATAGCTATGAAATGGGAACAGCTTTTGGGCACGTTGCACTTGGTGTTGATGATGTTGCTGCAACTTGTGAAGCTATTCGTCAAGCGGGCGGTAATGTTACCCGCGATGCAGGCCCAGTAAAAGGAGGTTCAACTATTATTGCCTTTGTTGAAGATCCTGATGGGTATAAAATCGAACTCATCGAAAATAAAAGTGCAAGTCACGCACTAGGTAACTAA
- the rnt gene encoding ribonuclease T — translation MPEINNPNKLCNRFRGYYPVVIDVETGGFNAKTDGLLEIAAITLKMDEQGWLKPDNTLHFHVAPFDGANLEPAALEFTGIDPTNPLRGAVSEYEALHAIFKMVRKGMKDADCNRAIIVAHNANFDHSFVMAAAERAKLKRNPFHPFATFDTAALSGLVLGQTILAKACITAGIPFDSKLAHGALYDTNRTSLLFCELVNRWKKLGGWPLPTP, via the coding sequence ATGCCTGAAATAAATAATCCCAATAAGCTTTGTAACCGTTTTCGAGGTTACTACCCTGTTGTTATTGATGTTGAGACAGGTGGATTTAATGCAAAAACAGATGGTTTACTTGAAATTGCCGCTATTACATTAAAAATGGATGAACAAGGTTGGTTAAAACCTGATAACACGCTACATTTTCATGTCGCTCCTTTTGATGGTGCTAATCTAGAACCTGCCGCCTTAGAATTTACAGGCATTGATCCAACAAATCCACTTCGTGGTGCAGTCAGTGAATATGAAGCCTTGCATGCAATTTTTAAGATGGTACGCAAAGGAATGAAAGATGCTGATTGCAACCGTGCTATTATTGTGGCGCATAATGCAAATTTTGATCACAGCTTTGTAATGGCCGCAGCAGAACGTGCAAAGTTGAAACGAAACCCTTTTCACCCTTTTGCCACTTTTGATACAGCAGCATTAAGTGGATTAGTATTAGGGCAAACTATTTTAGCTAAAGCATGCATCACCGCAGGAATACCTTTTGATAGCAAACTAGCACATGGTGCGCTGTATGATACTAATCGTACATCATTACTTTTTTGTGAATTAGTTAATCGCTGGAAAAAACTCGGTGGATGGCCACTTCCAACACCTTGA
- the grxD gene encoding Monothiol glutaredoxin, which produces MTTIEKIERQINENPIILYMKGSPKLPSCGFSAQAVQAISACGERFAYVDILQNPDIRAELPKYAHWPTFPQLWVDGELVGGCDIILEMYQRGELQKLLKETADKYRGEEEAQ; this is translated from the coding sequence ATGACGACTATTGAAAAAATTGAACGCCAGATCAATGAAAACCCAATTATTTTATACATGAAAGGTTCACCAAAATTACCAAGTTGTGGTTTTTCTGCTCAGGCAGTTCAAGCTATCTCTGCTTGTGGTGAGCGTTTTGCGTATGTTGATATCCTACAAAATCCCGATATTCGTGCAGAATTGCCTAAATATGCACATTGGCCTACCTTCCCACAATTATGGGTAGATGGTGAATTAGTCGGCGGATGTGACATCATTTTAGAAATGTATCAGCGTGGTGAATTACAAAAATTATTAAAAGAGACTGCTGATAAATACCGTGGTGAAGAAGAAGCACAATAA
- a CDS encoding Sulfite exporter TauE/SafE, with the protein MDMILLFLLVGCITGFFAGLLGIGGGAIIVPVVMYVVSQQAIPTEMVMKIALSTSFSVIIFSTASSAYSHNKHKAILWEQFPLLSLGTIIGMLAGTFLVQKMSNTLLQIVFCIFMIYTIYGLLTKKKESERIENVKDPIVSKPTLTRGGSLIGFISSFIGIAGGTITIPLLSHWGFNTRKCIATSSMIGVIIASIGTTMGIVYGWNKTNIDDYYLGFIYLPAFIGISITSVLFAPVGVKVAYRLPILRVRQIFALFLFLVVVKMMYTLIIE; encoded by the coding sequence ATGGACATGATTTTGCTGTTTCTTTTAGTGGGTTGTATCACTGGCTTTTTTGCTGGACTACTTGGCATTGGAGGCGGTGCAATCATTGTTCCGGTGGTGATGTATGTGGTCAGTCAACAAGCTATCCCAACAGAGATGGTAATGAAAATTGCCTTATCTACCTCATTTTCTGTCATCATATTTTCCACAGCATCTTCTGCGTATTCTCATAACAAACACAAAGCTATTTTGTGGGAGCAATTTCCCTTATTATCTCTCGGCACGATCATAGGTATGCTTGCAGGCACTTTTCTGGTACAAAAAATGTCAAACACGCTCTTACAGATCGTGTTCTGTATTTTCATGATATATACCATTTATGGGTTATTAACTAAGAAGAAAGAATCTGAACGTATTGAAAATGTAAAAGATCCCATAGTTTCAAAACCAACCTTAACCCGTGGCGGCTCTTTAATTGGCTTTATATCCAGTTTTATTGGTATTGCTGGTGGCACGATTACCATTCCTCTTTTAAGCCATTGGGGATTTAATACACGTAAATGCATTGCAACTTCTTCTATGATTGGTGTCATTATTGCTTCAATAGGCACAACGATGGGGATTGTCTATGGCTGGAATAAAACAAATATTGATGATTATTACTTGGGTTTTATCTATTTACCTGCCTTTATCGGAATAAGCATTACTAGCGTACTCTTCGCACCAGTCGGTGTTAAAGTTGCTTATCGACTTCCCATACTAAGAGTTCGCCAAATATTTGCATTATTTCTATTTTTAGTCGTGGTGAAAATGATGTATACGCTTATTATAGAATAA
- the sodB gene encoding superoxide dismutase [Fe], with translation MSFELPKLPYALDALEPHISKETLEYHYGKHHQTYVTNLNNLVKGTDLENKSLEEIIKSTDGGIFNNAAQVWNHTFYWNCLAPNAGGAPTGKIADAINKAFGSFEEFKKQFNDAAAKNFGSGWTWLVKKADGSVAIVNTSNAATPVSGADKPLLTVDVWEHAYYIDYRNARVKYLEEFWALVNWSFVEANLA, from the coding sequence ATGTCTTTCGAATTACCAAAATTACCTTATGCGTTAGATGCTCTTGAGCCACACATCTCTAAAGAAACATTAGAATACCACTATGGTAAACATCACCAAACCTATGTAACCAACTTAAACAACTTGGTTAAAGGCACTGATTTAGAAAACAAATCTTTAGAAGAAATTATCAAATCTACAGATGGCGGGATCTTCAATAACGCAGCCCAAGTATGGAATCACACTTTCTATTGGAACTGTTTAGCACCAAATGCAGGTGGCGCACCAACAGGTAAAATTGCTGATGCTATCAACAAAGCATTTGGCTCTTTCGAAGAGTTCAAAAAGCAATTTAACGATGCAGCGGCGAAAAACTTCGGTTCTGGTTGGACTTGGTTAGTTAAAAAAGCTGACGGCTCTGTCGCTATTGTTAACACATCTAATGCAGCAACCCCCGTTTCAGGTGCAGATAAACCACTGTTAACTGTAGACGTATGGGAACATGCTTACTACATCGACTACCGCAATGCGCGTGTTAAATACTTAGAAGAGTTCTGGGCTCTGGTTAACTGGTCATTTGTTGAAGCTAACCTAGCTTAA
- the purR_2 gene encoding DNA-binding transcriptional repressor PurR produces MATIKDVAKRAGVSTTTVSHVINKTRFVAENTRAAVWAAIKELNYSPSAVARSLKVNHTKSIGLLATSSEAPYFAEVIEAVENSCYSKGYTLILCNSHNNLDKQKAYLAMLAQKRVDGLLVMCSEYPDHLLTLLEGYRNIPMVVMDWGKARGDFTDTIIDNAFHGGYIAGRYLIERGHRDIGIIPGPLERNTGGGRLQGFLKAMEEAKITVKDEWIVQGDFEPESGYKAMYQMLNQKQRPTAVFCGGDVMAMGAICAADELGLRVPFDISIVGYDNIRNARYFTPALTTVHQPKERLGQMALSMLLDRIVNKREDAQTIEVHPRLVERRSVADGPFIDYRR; encoded by the coding sequence ATGGCAACAATAAAAGACGTGGCAAAACGCGCAGGCGTATCAACCACGACTGTTTCTCATGTGATCAACAAAACACGTTTTGTTGCTGAGAACACACGGGCAGCAGTTTGGGCCGCTATAAAAGAATTAAATTATTCGCCTAGTGCCGTTGCGCGTAGTTTGAAAGTTAATCACACCAAATCCATTGGCCTGTTAGCCACGTCCAGTGAAGCTCCTTACTTTGCTGAGGTGATTGAAGCAGTTGAAAACAGTTGTTATAGCAAAGGCTATACACTGATTTTATGTAATTCACATAATAATCTTGATAAACAAAAAGCCTATTTAGCGATGTTGGCACAAAAACGCGTTGATGGATTATTAGTGATGTGTTCTGAATATCCCGATCACCTTCTGACTCTTTTAGAAGGCTATCGTAATATTCCCATGGTTGTCATGGATTGGGGTAAAGCTCGTGGCGACTTTACAGACACCATTATCGATAACGCTTTTCATGGTGGTTATATCGCAGGCCGTTACCTTATCGAACGAGGTCATCGTGATATTGGTATTATTCCTGGGCCATTAGAACGCAATACTGGTGGTGGTCGTCTACAAGGCTTTTTAAAAGCGATGGAAGAAGCCAAGATCACAGTAAAAGATGAATGGATTGTACAAGGTGACTTTGAGCCTGAGTCAGGTTATAAAGCGATGTATCAAATGTTAAATCAAAAACAACGCCCTACTGCTGTTTTTTGTGGCGGTGATGTTATGGCAATGGGCGCAATCTGTGCGGCTGATGAGCTAGGTTTACGTGTTCCTTTCGATATTTCAATTGTGGGTTACGATAATATTCGTAATGCACGTTATTTTACCCCAGCATTAACCACAGTCCACCAGCCCAAAGAACGCTTAGGTCAGATGGCCTTATCAATGTTACTTGATCGCATTGTTAACAAACGAGAAGACGCTCAAACAATCGAAGTACACCCTCGATTAGTCGAGCGCCGTTCAGTTGCTGATGGTCCTTTTATCGACTATCGTCGCTAA
- the allS_5 gene encoding putative DNA-binding transcriptional regulator, which translates to MWSEYSLEVVDAVARTGSFSSAAQELHRVPSAVSYTVRQLEEWLAVPLFERRHRDVELTDAGKIFIKEARSVIKKMNDTRHLCQQVSNGWRGQFSIAVDGIVKPERTQQLILDFYRHFPDIELYVYPEVFNGVWDSLVNGRVDLAIGATRASPIGERYSFRDMGFMPWRCVCHVDHPLAKAQHPLTDDEMRPYPSLCLEDTSRSLPKRDTWALNNQRRMVVPTWDMGLECLLAGLCVGDGALASC; encoded by the coding sequence ATGTGGTCAGAATACTCTTTAGAAGTTGTTGATGCAGTCGCCAGAACGGGAAGTTTTAGCTCCGCTGCTCAAGAATTGCACAGAGTGCCCTCCGCTGTTAGTTACACTGTTCGACAATTAGAGGAATGGCTTGCTGTTCCTTTGTTTGAGCGTCGTCATCGTGATGTGGAATTAACTGATGCAGGTAAAATTTTTATCAAAGAAGCGCGATCTGTTATCAAAAAAATGAATGACACTCGACATCTTTGTCAACAAGTTTCTAATGGGTGGCGCGGTCAATTTAGTATAGCAGTTGATGGCATTGTTAAACCTGAAAGAACACAACAACTTATTCTCGATTTCTATCGCCATTTTCCTGATATTGAGTTGTATGTCTACCCAGAAGTATTTAATGGAGTGTGGGACTCTTTAGTGAATGGTCGTGTTGATTTAGCTATTGGTGCGACAAGAGCTTCACCGATTGGTGAACGTTATAGTTTTAGGGATATGGGATTTATGCCTTGGCGCTGTGTTTGCCACGTTGATCACCCTTTAGCTAAAGCACAACATCCATTAACGGATGACGAAATGCGACCTTATCCTAGTTTATGTTTAGAGGATACATCACGCAGTTTACCCAAGCGGGATACTTGGGCATTAAATAATCAACGTAGAATGGTTGTACCAACCTGGGATATGGGGCTTGAATGTTTATTAGCGGGATTATGTGTAGGGGATGGTGCCTTGGCATCGTGCTGA
- the ydhC_4 gene encoding inner membrane transport protein YdhC, with protein sequence MMQRELSISEGAISNSLSIFLFGFAVAQLLWGPLSDKVGRKPILLIGLGLFALGCLGMLWVESATGLLAMRFLQAFGVCSAAVIWQALVIDRFDESRAQHVFALIMPLVALSPALAPLIGASLLNHGGWRMIFMLLMAVTLVLMLPTLMLKKH encoded by the coding sequence ATGATGCAACGTGAACTCTCTATCAGTGAAGGTGCTATTAGTAATAGCTTAAGTATCTTCTTATTTGGTTTTGCTGTTGCTCAATTACTTTGGGGACCACTTTCTGACAAAGTGGGTCGTAAACCTATTCTTCTTATCGGTTTAGGTCTTTTCGCTTTAGGCTGTCTTGGCATGCTGTGGGTTGAAAGTGCAACCGGCTTGCTTGCTATGCGCTTCCTACAAGCTTTCGGTGTCTGTTCTGCTGCTGTTATTTGGCAAGCACTTGTTATTGACCGTTTTGATGAATCTCGCGCTCAGCACGTTTTTGCTCTAATAATGCCACTCGTTGCATTATCACCAGCATTGGCGCCTTTAATCGGTGCATCGTTGTTAAATCATGGTGGCTGGCGCATGATTTTTATGCTGTTAATGGCGGTGACGCTGGTATTAATGCTACCTACATTAATGTTAAAAAAACATTAA
- the ydhC_5 gene encoding inner membrane transport protein YdhC, giving the protein MGYSPQDIGLSYIPQTIAFMVGGYGCRILLSKITGKTLLPLLLIGYAVSMTALYLVAKFTEPTLTTILIPFCIMAAMNGASYPIAVSNALSAYPEISGKAAALQNALQLGLCSLASFIVSAFISQQPLINTTAIMALTALPMAVGYFIQRNKSVTKHTVQTVE; this is encoded by the coding sequence ATGGGTTATTCACCACAGGATATCGGTTTAAGCTATATTCCACAAACTATTGCATTTATGGTCGGCGGTTATGGTTGTCGTATTTTACTGTCAAAAATAACGGGTAAGACATTATTACCGCTTCTGTTAATAGGTTATGCCGTTAGCATGACTGCGTTATATCTTGTTGCTAAATTTACTGAGCCAACACTAACCACGATCTTAATTCCATTCTGTATTATGGCTGCAATGAATGGTGCATCTTATCCGATTGCTGTCTCTAATGCTTTATCGGCTTATCCTGAAATCAGTGGTAAAGCTGCCGCATTACAAAATGCGCTTCAACTGGGTCTTTGTAGCTTAGCAAGTTTTATCGTGTCTGCATTTATCAGCCAGCAACCTCTGATTAACACCACCGCAATTATGGCGTTAACGGCACTCCCAATGGCAGTTGGTTACTTTATTCAGCGTAATAAATCCGTTACCAAACACACAGTTCAAACAGTAGAATAA
- the cfa_1 gene encoding cyclopropane fatty acyl phospholipid synthase: MSTSCVEEGRKTSNDPYERIAIELLTHADIRVNGSEPYDIQVHNQNFYKRVLQQGSLGLGESYMDGWWDCERLDIFFHKVLRAGLENKLPQNLRDILKIATARLFNLQTQKTCMDGW, encoded by the coding sequence ATGAGTACATCTTGTGTAGAAGAAGGCCGAAAGACCTCCAATGATCCTTACGAAAGGATCGCTATAGAACTATTAACTCACGCAGATATTCGAGTCAATGGCTCAGAACCTTATGATATTCAGGTTCACAATCAAAATTTTTATAAAAGAGTATTGCAACAAGGCTCATTAGGTCTCGGTGAAAGCTATATGGACGGCTGGTGGGATTGTGAACGACTTGATATATTCTTTCATAAAGTATTACGTGCAGGTCTTGAAAATAAACTTCCGCAAAACCTGCGTGATATCTTAAAAATTGCAACAGCCCGCCTTTTTAATTTACAAACACAAAAAACGTGCATGGATGGTTGGTAA
- the cfa_2 gene encoding cyclopropane fatty acyl phospholipid synthase, protein MVGKEHYDLGNDLFTAMLDPNMQYSCGYWKDADNLAQAQEHKLDLICRKLDLKPGMTLLDIGCGWGGLAAYAAKHFGVSVTGVTISVEQQKLAQARCEGLDVNIILEDYRDLHEQFDRIVSVGMFEHVGPKNYATYFDVVRRNLKEDGLFLLHTIGSNRDKVNVDSWISKYIFPNGCLPSIQKIAHAMESKFVMEDWHNFGADYDKTLMAWYQRFLACWPDIESNYTPRFKRMFSYYLNACAGAFRARDIQLWQIMLSPKGQIGGLQIPR, encoded by the coding sequence ATGGTTGGTAAAGAGCATTACGATCTCGGTAATGATTTATTTACAGCTATGCTTGATCCAAATATGCAATATTCCTGTGGTTACTGGAAAGATGCAGATAACTTAGCGCAAGCTCAAGAACATAAATTAGATCTTATTTGCCGAAAATTAGATTTAAAACCTGGTATGACTTTACTCGATATCGGTTGTGGTTGGGGTGGACTTGCTGCTTACGCAGCAAAACATTTTGGTGTTTCTGTTACTGGTGTCACTATCTCTGTTGAACAACAGAAATTAGCGCAAGCACGATGTGAAGGACTTGATGTTAATATCATTTTAGAAGACTACCGCGATTTACATGAACAATTTGATCGCATCGTTTCTGTCGGCATGTTTGAACACGTTGGCCCCAAAAATTATGCAACTTACTTTGATGTCGTTCGTCGGAATTTAAAAGAAGATGGTCTGTTTTTACTCCATACCATTGGATCTAATCGCGATAAAGTGAATGTAGATAGTTGGATAAGTAAATATATCTTTCCTAATGGTTGCTTGCCGTCAATTCAAAAAATTGCACATGCCATGGAAAGTAAGTTTGTGATGGAAGATTGGCACAATTTTGGTGCGGATTACGATAAAACGTTAATGGCATGGTATCAGCGTTTTTTAGCCTGTTGGCCAGATATTGAATCAAATTACACACCGCGTTTTAAACGTATGTTTAGTTATTATCTGAATGCCTGTGCGGGTGCATTTCGAGCCAGAGATATTCAATTATGGCAAATCATGTTAAGCCCTAAAGGGCAAATTGGTGGTTTACAGATCCCTCGTTGA
- the ribE gene encoding riboflavin synthase subunit alpha encodes MFTGIVQGKGRVIAIEDKGDFRTHIIELPKELVGNLETGASVANNGCCLTVTKIEGTHISFDLVKETLRLTNLGELNVGSEVNIERAAKYGDEIGGHVMSGHIVTTAEVAKIITSENNLQIWFRIFDKSLMKYILHKGFIGIDGISLTIGDVVNNRFCVHLIPETRDRTTLGRKRLGDKVNIELDPQTQAIVDTVERVMAQQAEQQALLAAQQSENEEQ; translated from the coding sequence ATGTTTACAGGTATTGTTCAGGGAAAAGGGCGAGTTATTGCTATAGAAGATAAAGGCGATTTTCGTACCCATATCATTGAATTACCGAAAGAGTTAGTCGGTAACTTAGAAACAGGTGCCTCTGTTGCGAATAATGGTTGCTGTTTAACGGTCACTAAAATTGAAGGTACGCACATTAGCTTTGATTTAGTGAAAGAGACATTGCGTCTTACTAACCTTGGTGAATTAAACGTAGGTTCTGAAGTTAATATTGAACGCGCAGCTAAGTACGGTGATGAAATCGGTGGACATGTGATGTCTGGTCATATCGTCACAACCGCTGAAGTTGCCAAAATTATTACATCAGAAAATAACTTACAGATTTGGTTTCGTATCTTTGATAAATCGTTGATGAAATACATTTTGCATAAAGGCTTTATCGGTATTGATGGCATTAGTTTGACTATTGGTGATGTTGTTAATAATCGATTCTGTGTTCACCTCATTCCAGAAACTCGCGATAGAACGACACTGGGTCGTAAACGTCTTGGCGATAAAGTGAATATTGAACTTGATCCTCAAACTCAAGCGATTGTGGATACCGTAGAGCGTGTTATGGCACAACAAGCAGAGCAACAAGCTTTATTAGCAGCACAGCAAAGTGAAAATGAAGAGCAATAA